DNA sequence from the Rhizobium lusitanum genome:
TGGTGACGCTGACGCTGATCGACGGCAATATGCGCCAGGAGCTGACCGGGCGCTTGAGCGAGCAGGCGCCGAATTTCTTCTTCGTCGATATCCAAAGCTCTGAGCTCGACGGCTTCCGCAAGGTCGTTCAGGCCCAGGCGCCTGAGGGTAAGCTCGTGGAAGCACCGATGCTGCGGGGCCGCATCGTCGCCTTCAACGGCGAAGACGTCACCAAGATGAACGTGCCGGCCGCCGGCCAATGGGTGCTGCGCGGCGACCGCGGCATCACCTATGCCGAAACCATGCCCGAGAGCGCCGCTCTCACGGAAGGGCAGTGGTGGGGCAAGGACTATAGCGGCGAACCGCTTGTCTCTTTCTCGGACGAAGAAGGCAAGGCGCTCGGCCTGAAGCTTGGCGACAAGCTGACCGTCAACGTGCTCGGCCGCAACGTAACGGCCAAGGTCGCCAGCTTCCGCAAGATCCAATGGCAGTCGCTATCGATCAACTTCGTCATGATCTTCTCACCCAACACATTCAAGGGCGCGCCACATGCCTGGCTCGCGACCCTGACCGATCCTTCCGCCACCTCGGCACAGGAAGCCGCGATCCTGAAGAACGTCACCAACACCTATCCGACGATCACCAGCATCCGCGTCAAGGATGCGCTCGATATCGTCAACACGCTGGTCGGCCAGCTTGCCACCGCCATCCGCGCCGCAGCCTCCGTCGCGCTCATCGCCTCCGTGCTGGTGCTTGCCGGCGCGCTGGCGGCAGGCAATCGCGCTCGTACGCATGATGCGGTCGTGCTGAAGACGCTCGGTGCCACGCGGGCCATGCTGATCCGCGCCTTCAGCTACGAATATCTGATCCTCGGGGCGGCCACCGCCATCTTTGCGCTTCTGGCCGGCTCGACGGCTGCCTGGTATGTCGTCAGCCGCATCATGCGCCTGCCGTCGAGCTTCCTCCCCGACGTCGCCTTTTCGACCCTCGCCATCGCGCTGCTGCTGACGGTGGGCATCGGCCTTATCGGTACCTGGCGCGTGCTCGGCCAGAAGGCGGCGCCCGTTCTGCGGGAGCTATGAACCCAGATCGGGCCGTCCCTCTTCACCGCGAAACGGCCCGATATTACATCGATTTAACCCCGCCCCAGCCGCTTGGGTCTTGTGTAAAGGGCTTGAAAGCCTCATATTCTTAGCAGGCATGCTGAAGCTCCGCAGCGGCGCCTGGGACGAAATCGCCCGACACCGTAATCATATCGGAGCTTAAAAGAGGAAAACATGGCTGACTTTCGCAATTACCAAAACCGGACGCCGCAAGCAGGCGCGCAGACCGGTGCGATGATAGATGAGGGCCTTCGAGCTTACATGCTCAAGGTCTACAACCTGATGGCGCTGGGTCTGGCGATCACGGGTCTGGCCGCCTATTTCGCATTCTCGCTCTCCTTCTCCGGCGGCCAGATCACGGCCTTCGGCCAGGCGATCTACCAGAGCCCGCTGAAGTGGGTGGTTATCTTCGCTCCGCTGGCGATGGTGTTCTTCCTGAGCTTCAGGATCAACCGCATGAGCGTGGCCGCCGCGACGACGACCTTCTGGGTCTACGCCGCGCTGGTGGGCCTGTCGCTGTCGTCGATCTTCATCATCTACACCGGCCAGAGCGTCGTGCAGACCTTCTTCGTGACCGCCGCCTCGTTCGGCGCGCTGTCGCTCTACGGCTACACGACCAAGCGTGACCTGTCGGCGATGGGTTCGTTCCTGATGATGGGCCTCTTCGGCCTGATCATCGCATCGATCGTCAACATATTCCTGG
Encoded proteins:
- a CDS encoding Bax inhibitor-1/YccA family protein; translation: MADFRNYQNRTPQAGAQTGAMIDEGLRAYMLKVYNLMALGLAITGLAAYFAFSLSFSGGQITAFGQAIYQSPLKWVVIFAPLAMVFFLSFRINRMSVAAATTTFWVYAALVGLSLSSIFIIYTGQSVVQTFFVTAASFGALSLYGYTTKRDLSAMGSFLMMGLFGLIIASIVNIFLASSAMQFAISVIGVLIFAGLTAYDTQRIKSMYYEADDAAVAGRKAIMGALSLYLDFINLFMFLLQFMGNRK